One genomic window of Bartonella sp. HY038 includes the following:
- a CDS encoding zinc ribbon domain-containing protein YjdM: protein MSELPACPQCNSTYTYEDGSNYICPECGNEWNASTQSGDKIVVRDANGTELNDGDTVSVIKDLKVKGSSSVVKVGTKVKNIRLVDGDHDIDCKIPGIGQMGLKSEFVKKVQD, encoded by the coding sequence ATGAGTGAGCTTCCAGCATGCCCACAATGCAATTCAACCTATACTTATGAAGACGGTAGCAACTATATTTGCCCCGAATGTGGTAATGAGTGGAATGCATCCACCCAAAGTGGCGATAAAATTGTTGTTCGTGATGCCAATGGTACTGAGCTTAATGATGGCGACACTGTAAGTGTTATCAAAGACCTTAAAGTTAAAGGATCGTCTTCAGTGGTTAAAGTTGGCACCAAGGTAAAAAATATTCGCCTTGTTGATGGAGATCACGACATTGATTGTAAAATTCCTGGCATTGGTCAAATGGGACTGAAGTCTGAATTCGTCAAAAAAGTGCAAGACTAA
- a CDS encoding DUF1090 domain-containing protein — protein MIKKLILGCSLLLLVPAAASAQSATGECAIEKANIQKQIDYARQHGHTHKIAGLEKALSEVNQHCTDAGRRASNLQKVAEKEHKVAQRKAELEDAKMGGDAKKIAKKTKKLDEAVRELEEARSNVR, from the coding sequence ATGATTAAGAAACTTATCCTTGGCTGTTCGTTGCTTTTACTCGTTCCTGCTGCTGCAAGCGCTCAAAGCGCCACTGGCGAATGTGCTATAGAAAAAGCAAACATCCAGAAGCAAATTGATTATGCCCGTCAACATGGCCATACCCATAAAATTGCAGGCCTAGAAAAGGCTTTAAGTGAAGTAAACCAGCATTGCACCGATGCAGGTCGTCGTGCAAGCAATTTACAAAAGGTTGCTGAAAAGGAACACAAAGTAGCTCAGCGCAAGGCAGAACTAGAAGACGCCAAAATGGGCGGTGATGCCAAGAAAATTGCTAAGAAGACCAAAAAGCTTGACGAAGCTGTCCGCGAACTTGAAGAAGCTCGCAGCAACGTTCGATAA